In the genome of Phlebotomus papatasi isolate M1 chromosome 2, Ppap_2.1, whole genome shotgun sequence, one region contains:
- the LOC129802605 gene encoding protein lap1-like isoform X1: MPSWWCCCRGHKDVSEMRSLDFSHHALNDVPPDVFAFERTLEELHLNSNRITDLPRQLFLCHELRRLYLQDNDLASIPAAIGTLSNLQAVDLSRNNLTDISDDIRHCRNLQVLNLSGNSLSRLPDALTCLLALQEMYLNDTLLEYLPANFGRLTALRVLELRENNLMTLPRSMARLENLQRIDLGANEFTELPEVVGHLANLTELWVDSNRIRRISSNVTNLRKLQHFDANGNLLTALPDEIGVWVRLQELSCSANELEYLPPSIGNLKCLVTLKLDENHLQELPDSIAYCEMLEELMLSHNLLRTLPHTIGLLRRLRVLSVDENQLECLPEELCSCTALSILSVRGNRLQWLPSNMGHLAALRVINVVGNRLTHLPLSLLNLRQLAAIWVCDNQSQPLVPLQREMAPDSTLRLTCFMLPQVAALPAAASHSPSTPPPPSSARRIHFNQTTDSTSPSRLLRSPTPYAKQLRQMARSVRRDSFRQSPSDGVEIKMARVAPIPDRSAWMFGQHRNPTVLQVCETTQTLEMFLESQDLFLQISLPAGAAEDLELSAGEGGIFVEGATGAAEGMLRPRDKILDVDGVDFTKISLAQAKHVLDTSHPLSLMISRP, translated from the exons ATGCCCTCGTGGTGGTGCTGCTGTCGAGGCCACAAGGATGTCTCTGAAATGCGTTCCCTCGACTTCTCTCACCACGCACTCAATGACGTTCCGCCCGACGTCTTTGCATTTGAACGCACCCTGGAAGAACTTCATCTCAATTCCAATCGCATCACCGATCTTCCCCGTCAACTCTTCCTCTGTCACGAGCTGAGGCGACTTTATCTGCAGGATAATGATCTGGCCAGCATACCAGCTGCCATTGGAACCCTCTCAAATCTTCAGGCAGTAGATCTTAGTCGCAATAATCTCACAGATATCTCTGATGATATTAGACACTGCCGAAACCTTCAG GTGCTCAATCTCAGTGGCAATTCCTTGAGTCGCCTCCCTGATGCCTTGACGTGCCTTCTAGCCCTCCAGGAGATGTACCTCAATGACACTCTGCTCGAGTACCTTCCTGCCAATTTTGGCCGTCTCACGGCTCTCCGTGTTCTTGAATTGCGCGAAAATAATCTCATGACTCTGCCACGAAGTATGGCACGTCTTGAGAATTTGCAGCGTATTGACTTGGGTGCCAACGAGTTCACAGAACTCCCTGAAGTTGTTGGCCATCTTGCCAATCTCACTGAACTTTGGGTGGACAGCAATCGGATTAGGCGAATCTCCTCAAATGTCACAAATCTCCGGAAATTGCAACACTTTGATGCCAATGGGAATCTCCTCACAGCACTTCCGGATGAAATTGGAGTATGGGTTCGTCTGCAGGAGCTCAGTTGTTCAGCCAATGAACTGGAATATCTACCACCGTCTATTGGAAACCTCAAATGTCTCGTTACTCTCAAGTTAGATGAGAATCACCTGCAG GAACTACCAGACTCAATAGCTTACTGCGAGATGCTGGAAGAGCTTATGTTGAGTCACAATCTCCTGCGCACCCTACCACACACAATAGGTCTCCTGCGTCGATTGAGAGTCTTGTCTGTGGATGAGAATCAGCTAGAATGCCTTCCAGAGGAACTCTGCAGCTGCACTGCCCTATCAATCCTCAGTGTCCGGGGCAATCGACTCCAATGGCTGCCCAGCAACATGGGCCATCTTGCGGCGTTGCGGGTCATTAATGTTGTAGGCAATCGCCTAACCCACCTGCCACTCTCGCTGCTCAATCTCCGACAGCTGGCGGCCATCTGGGTGTGTGACAATCAGAGTCAGCCACTGGTGCCGCTTCAGCGCGAGATGGCTCCCGACAGCACCCTTAGACTCACCTGCTTCATGCTCCCCCAGGTGGCCGCCTTGCCAGCTGCCGCCTCTCATTCCCCCAGCACACCTCCACCACCCTCCTCAGCCAGGCGCATCCACTTCAATCAGACCACCGACAGCACCAGTCCAAGTCGCCTGCTACGCAGTCCCACGCCCTATGCCAAACAGCTCCGTCAGATGGCACGCAGTGTTCGCAGGGATAGTTTCCGACAGTCTCCATCGGATGGTGTTGAGATAAAGATGGCCCGTGTAGCTCCCATTCCCGATAGATCAGCCTGGATGTTCGGCCAGCACCGGAACCCAACTGTTTTACAGGTGTGTGAAACAACACAGACATTGGAAATGTTCCTGGAATCACAAGATCTCTTCTTGCAGATTTCATTACCAGCCGGAGCAGCTGAGGATTTGGAATTATCCGCCGGAGAAGGGGGTATCTTTGTGGAAGGCGCAACAGGAGCCGCGGAGGGAATGCTGCGCCCAAGAGATAAGATTCTCGATGTCGATGGTGTTGATTTTACCAAGATCTCACTGGCTCAGGCAAAACATGTCCTGGACACATCGCATCCTCTATCACTCATGATCTCACGACCCTAA
- the LOC129802605 gene encoding protein lap1-like isoform X2, producing MPSWWCCCRGHKDVSEMRSLDFSHHALNDVPPDVFAFERTLEELHLNSNRITDLPRQLFLCHELRRLYLQDNDLASIPAAIGTLSNLQAVDLSRNNLTDISDDIRHCRNLQVLNLSGNSLSRLPDALTCLLALQEMYLNDTLLEYLPANFGRLTALRVLELRENNLMTLPRSMARLENLQRIDLGANEFTELPEVVGHLANLTELWVDSNRIRRISSNVTNLRKLQHFDANGNLLTALPDEIGVWVRLQELSCSANELEYLPPSIGNLKCLVTLKLDENHLQELPDSIAYCEMLEELMLSHNLLRTLPHTIGLLRRLRVLSVDENQLECLPEELCSCTALSILSVRGNRLQWLPSNMGHLAALRVINVVGNRLTHLPLSLLNLRQLAAIWVCDNQSQPLVPLQREMAPDSTLRLTCFMLPQVAALPAAASHSPSTPPPPSSARRIHFNQTTDSTSPSRLLRSPTPYAKQLRQMARSVRRDSFRQSPSDGVEIKMARVAPIPDRSAWMFGQHRNPTVLQISLPAGAAEDLELSAGEGGIFVEGATGAAEGMLRPRDKILDVDGVDFTKISLAQAKHVLDTSHPLSLMISRP from the exons ATGCCCTCGTGGTGGTGCTGCTGTCGAGGCCACAAGGATGTCTCTGAAATGCGTTCCCTCGACTTCTCTCACCACGCACTCAATGACGTTCCGCCCGACGTCTTTGCATTTGAACGCACCCTGGAAGAACTTCATCTCAATTCCAATCGCATCACCGATCTTCCCCGTCAACTCTTCCTCTGTCACGAGCTGAGGCGACTTTATCTGCAGGATAATGATCTGGCCAGCATACCAGCTGCCATTGGAACCCTCTCAAATCTTCAGGCAGTAGATCTTAGTCGCAATAATCTCACAGATATCTCTGATGATATTAGACACTGCCGAAACCTTCAG GTGCTCAATCTCAGTGGCAATTCCTTGAGTCGCCTCCCTGATGCCTTGACGTGCCTTCTAGCCCTCCAGGAGATGTACCTCAATGACACTCTGCTCGAGTACCTTCCTGCCAATTTTGGCCGTCTCACGGCTCTCCGTGTTCTTGAATTGCGCGAAAATAATCTCATGACTCTGCCACGAAGTATGGCACGTCTTGAGAATTTGCAGCGTATTGACTTGGGTGCCAACGAGTTCACAGAACTCCCTGAAGTTGTTGGCCATCTTGCCAATCTCACTGAACTTTGGGTGGACAGCAATCGGATTAGGCGAATCTCCTCAAATGTCACAAATCTCCGGAAATTGCAACACTTTGATGCCAATGGGAATCTCCTCACAGCACTTCCGGATGAAATTGGAGTATGGGTTCGTCTGCAGGAGCTCAGTTGTTCAGCCAATGAACTGGAATATCTACCACCGTCTATTGGAAACCTCAAATGTCTCGTTACTCTCAAGTTAGATGAGAATCACCTGCAG GAACTACCAGACTCAATAGCTTACTGCGAGATGCTGGAAGAGCTTATGTTGAGTCACAATCTCCTGCGCACCCTACCACACACAATAGGTCTCCTGCGTCGATTGAGAGTCTTGTCTGTGGATGAGAATCAGCTAGAATGCCTTCCAGAGGAACTCTGCAGCTGCACTGCCCTATCAATCCTCAGTGTCCGGGGCAATCGACTCCAATGGCTGCCCAGCAACATGGGCCATCTTGCGGCGTTGCGGGTCATTAATGTTGTAGGCAATCGCCTAACCCACCTGCCACTCTCGCTGCTCAATCTCCGACAGCTGGCGGCCATCTGGGTGTGTGACAATCAGAGTCAGCCACTGGTGCCGCTTCAGCGCGAGATGGCTCCCGACAGCACCCTTAGACTCACCTGCTTCATGCTCCCCCAGGTGGCCGCCTTGCCAGCTGCCGCCTCTCATTCCCCCAGCACACCTCCACCACCCTCCTCAGCCAGGCGCATCCACTTCAATCAGACCACCGACAGCACCAGTCCAAGTCGCCTGCTACGCAGTCCCACGCCCTATGCCAAACAGCTCCGTCAGATGGCACGCAGTGTTCGCAGGGATAGTTTCCGACAGTCTCCATCGGATGGTGTTGAGATAAAGATGGCCCGTGTAGCTCCCATTCCCGATAGATCAGCCTGGATGTTCGGCCAGCACCGGAACCCAACTGTTTTACAG ATTTCATTACCAGCCGGAGCAGCTGAGGATTTGGAATTATCCGCCGGAGAAGGGGGTATCTTTGTGGAAGGCGCAACAGGAGCCGCGGAGGGAATGCTGCGCCCAAGAGATAAGATTCTCGATGTCGATGGTGTTGATTTTACCAAGATCTCACTGGCTCAGGCAAAACATGTCCTGGACACATCGCATCCTCTATCACTCATGATCTCACGACCCTAA